From Rhodococcus antarcticus, the proteins below share one genomic window:
- a CDS encoding O-methyltransferase — MTVSTTTRPVTPVGILAAELAEISARLDATDGVGEDLRARLRRASALAGGLDPYVSACTTPESPALRALAARTAAEDWGDHGSAPQLEQEMLSGHVEGQALKLLVHLGRARRVLDVGMFTGYSSLAMAEALPADGTVVACEVDAHVAGIARECFDASPDGHKITVRVAPAADTLAELAAAGERFDLVFLDADKGGYLGYLQQVLDGDLLTEHGVVCVDNTLMQGQPWCGSTPNGDAVAAFNRAVADDPRVEQALLPVRDGLTILRRV; from the coding sequence GTGACGGTCTCCACCACCACCCGTCCGGTGACCCCGGTGGGGATCCTGGCGGCGGAGCTGGCCGAGATCAGCGCCCGCCTCGACGCGACGGACGGGGTGGGCGAGGACCTGCGGGCGCGCCTGCGGCGGGCGAGCGCCCTCGCCGGCGGGCTGGACCCCTACGTCAGCGCGTGCACCACCCCGGAGTCCCCGGCCCTGCGGGCACTGGCCGCCCGTACCGCGGCCGAGGACTGGGGCGACCACGGATCCGCCCCGCAGCTCGAGCAGGAGATGCTCTCGGGCCACGTGGAGGGCCAGGCGCTGAAGCTGCTCGTGCACCTGGGGCGGGCCCGACGCGTGCTGGACGTCGGGATGTTCACCGGGTACTCCTCGCTGGCGATGGCCGAGGCGCTGCCCGCGGACGGCACGGTCGTGGCCTGCGAGGTGGACGCGCACGTGGCGGGCATCGCCCGTGAGTGCTTCGACGCCTCCCCGGACGGTCACAAGATCACTGTCCGGGTGGCCCCGGCGGCGGACACCCTGGCCGAGCTCGCGGCGGCGGGTGAGCGCTTCGACCTGGTGTTCCTCGACGCGGACAAGGGCGGCTACCTCGGCTACCTGCAGCAGGTGCTGGACGGTGACCTGCTCACCGAGCACGGGGTGGTCTGCGTGGACAACACGCTGATGCAGGGCCAGCCCTGGTGCGGGTCCACCCCCAACGGGGACGCGGTCGCGGCGTTCAACCGCGCCGTCGCCGACGATCCGCGCGTGGAGCAGGCGCTGCTGCCGGTGCGGGACGGGCTCACGATCCTGCGCCGGGTGTGA
- a CDS encoding sedoheptulose 7-phosphate cyclase has protein sequence MSVQATYTATETSFHVEGYEKIEFDLLYSTGAFALGSTEIADSYRSWGRCLMVIDDAVYRLYGDQIQAYFAHHEIELTVSLVTIKETGKTLRTLEQIVDAFSDFGLVRKEPVLVVGGGLVTDVAGFACSTYKRKTNYIRVPTTLIGLIDASVSIKVGANHGKLKNRLGAYHASQKVILDFGFLATLPEDQVRNGMAELIKIAVVANQQVFELLEEHGQDLLRTRFGHLDGTPELVAAGNTITWQAIDTMLELEVPNLHELMLDRVIAYGHTWSPTLELTPDVPMFHGHGITIDMAFSATLAERRGLISAADRDRIHTLMSGLGLSMDSPYFTPELVWRATESIIRTRDGQQRCAVPHPIGSCDFLNDLTRDELEQTLAAHKEICRSYPRGGDGVDMFMTPEHAVDPVPA, from the coding sequence ATGAGCGTGCAGGCGACCTACACCGCGACGGAGACCTCGTTCCACGTCGAGGGCTACGAGAAGATCGAGTTCGACCTGCTGTACTCGACGGGCGCCTTCGCCCTCGGGAGCACTGAGATCGCCGACAGCTACCGGTCCTGGGGTCGTTGCCTGATGGTGATCGACGACGCCGTGTACCGCCTCTACGGCGACCAGATCCAGGCGTACTTCGCCCACCACGAGATCGAGCTGACCGTCTCCCTGGTCACCATCAAGGAGACCGGCAAGACGCTGCGGACCCTCGAGCAGATCGTCGACGCCTTCTCCGACTTCGGGCTGGTCCGCAAGGAGCCGGTGCTGGTGGTCGGCGGGGGGCTCGTCACCGACGTCGCGGGCTTCGCCTGCTCCACCTACAAGCGCAAGACCAACTACATCCGGGTCCCCACCACGCTGATCGGGCTCATCGACGCGAGCGTGTCGATCAAGGTCGGGGCCAACCACGGCAAGCTGAAGAACCGCCTCGGCGCCTACCACGCGTCGCAGAAGGTCATCCTGGACTTCGGGTTCCTGGCCACGCTGCCCGAGGACCAGGTCCGCAACGGCATGGCGGAGCTCATCAAGATCGCCGTCGTCGCTAACCAGCAGGTCTTCGAGCTGCTCGAGGAGCACGGTCAGGACCTGCTTCGCACCCGCTTCGGTCACCTCGACGGGACCCCGGAGCTGGTCGCGGCGGGCAACACCATCACCTGGCAGGCCATCGACACCATGCTCGAGCTCGAGGTGCCCAACCTGCACGAGCTGATGCTGGACCGCGTCATCGCCTACGGCCACACCTGGAGCCCCACCCTGGAGCTCACCCCGGACGTGCCGATGTTCCACGGCCACGGCATCACCATCGACATGGCGTTCTCGGCCACGCTGGCGGAGCGCCGGGGACTGATCTCCGCCGCGGACCGCGACCGCATCCACACGCTCATGAGCGGCCTGGGCCTGTCGATGGACAGCCCGTACTTCACCCCGGAGCTCGTCTGGCGGGCCACCGAGTCGATCATCCGCACCCGGGACGGCCAGCAGCGCTGCGCGGTGCCGCACCCGATCGGCAGCTGCGACTTCCTCAACGACCTGACCAGGGACGAGCTGGAGCAGACCCTGGCGGCGCACAAGGAGATCTGCCGCTCGTACCCGCGCGGGGGTGATGGCGTGGACATGTTCATGACCCCCGAGCACGCCGTCGATCCGGTCCCCGCGTGA